In Corythoichthys intestinalis isolate RoL2023-P3 chromosome 4, ASM3026506v1, whole genome shotgun sequence, a genomic segment contains:
- the LOC130914780 gene encoding IgGFc-binding protein isoform X2, giving the protein MQLVLLFYVCLVRLGLSGASIGRNFLMMFPPHNDPTAGHQVTIRAASVWTSVTIKVLQSDFTENVSLNATESQTILLPSSVGMASARSSSLLSISSVQPVTVLAALCTRTGCVHSLLHDVSSWGTHYYPVTPNIPTLTSVSEIVVTNSNRETSVEIFPSVEVVFNGSLYSEGQALKLHLGSFESVYLQSNFSLSGSEIYAQEAVGVMVGFTCVNHLLGDCLYGFAELKPVTLWSYEYFVPPLINAGMSPSLLLAMSNINANMRVTTSMDKKSVSVSGGVMKTITVLAIDEVHVISDVPLQLIYYRHDLEQRASTLTALLSVDDICLSGPMSDSKNITPLDVTFHSRNLTKYTVNFLHETNDMVSRSINADVGHYLSTMNRESHPSLCEKNISSCDDLHCGHKKQCTLRNGTPLCTVKTQICSAWDDSYYRTFGGKDFVLLGNCNYTLVQTACPDISASTPLQVNIARAYLNGATISSINNVEIKIDGFNISMVKGELNQIRVNGHKKYLPIILRNGTLRIYPSGLGVVLDTSVGLKLQYDWSHNILVEAGPELQGLLCGLCGNANKTTSGDTIAWNGTNMPETTDFTLPWVLDSNTDSCMEDCSTGQCQVCNSTQSYPGPEGNSTENKCTLLKHKYGAFSDCHLYIDPEPFVRSCDDNLCLSGAMSSVCKVFAAYASICQRLGGRIRHWRAVTKCYLACPINSHYEVCGSACQPTCGNPEAHLNCSLPCLESCQCNRGYLLSNGKCVLPSECGCIQNGSYYLPSKTFWMDGQCQQKCVCQPYIKTVMCIQSHCHAGEICKVLNGVHGCHTDQPGLCVAKGESHYTTFDGQKFEVHGNCSYLLASHCPTWGYRQDFSIEVQNPGKKAANVSFWHVKMSVAGYFIEMSYEWYSKVKVNGLLLNLPSVLGQGKIMLYLKGQSNCIETEFGVIVTYSPHILTVTMPKVYAGSLCGLCGNFNDKPQDDLVTDDFDITQAIRHWRTSKKHECWDVPMTTSGCHLHDKDVYQRKNFCGILIDQKGPFQNCHETVDPQEFYDDCVHDFCNWDWTTQCQVLSSYVAVCQEMGALLDDWRNSSFCSVTCPSNSEYHLCSSHMLACAQNPSPPSVRCKEGCFCKPGFFHSGGECVQISECGCSFNGIYYKLEENFHPDENCFRMCVCVGHNKVQCQMHTCPAGTKCVVKQGRRACHASHMKCTIMGGRHLQTFQGHRFNVNLGNLHHLLLQLCDEPGLSAAIHRGQLHLRINDMNMILPIEYTGRIEVDGVLKTLPLYMNGVAVLFFGSLMHIAADNGTIVTFGGPKLIQMTIPATYKRLCGLCQNAATGDQGGLMSDNSMHNSSLCFSPTGTNCSIGCHDCVLCNGTKEFKSDDFCGMLLAPGGSFGSCHSIVDPMPYFQNCMKGLCRSNNTDVFCDSLRQYTFACQDAGAEVKPWRGQKCELPCSGHSHYNVCVRACSESCTTLSDVPCPSHCYEGCQCDSGYVQSGNGCVRPEQCGCFYLGQYYEVGEDLWNVNCSKQCNCCSTATLCCRAASCLKWQNCEFNGTWHCGEKTMVCPVNSHYEPCGTACPPTCVANFNSSCNLSCVEGCQCDPGFLLDGDTCVNKSQCGCTYNGDRYHSNKTFWADESCTRQCRCDPYTRQVQCHEAYCDSDEYCDLQNGIRTCVQHNYKMCRYSGNRLLTFDHREYNFLGACQYQLLGICQQWQGLDVIKIDVLTDAYNQLAQNVLVSINDQFVKLDLKNLESIEVNGTKRSLPFYINETVVLSLGLHTYLYSDFGFLSISKEGIIVISLFSKYANATCGLCGNFNSDPSDDLSVNGTHEHLTPEQFGKAWRSGQNHSCYEGCLGGSCPNCSSDTLAPLSDPAGCGKILEVNGPFKHCHSKVDPSSFYKSCIGGLCLYGDVRLAVCHSLAEYADVCLHHKALVDAWRSPEFCDDSCHSSTIYSMSKSPVEICLGFRNLTVKIPAVGENCLCGAGLVLSGSNCVLPANCGCLHGDGRYVLPGQELSTCEQKCSCHPGGNLSCVDVSCSLNEECTIIGGIQGCHPKTEMDRCSVNGSQFNTFDGQAFEFHGSYNYTLIDTCALVDQHVEPLLITVIGSDHSEGKQIDLQVYNMTLKMSSAYPQKIQVNEVYEHLPFLGVNVTVHQENGRMTLKTANLVVIISDLYNYIEVKLPITYHRTTCGLCGNNNDESTDDMQLPNGTVVSDPDVFRQSWMLSGSESCRETANSTCQPCQSPLPEYSSDLYCGVVTQPNGPFSSCHTVTCPEKYYTMCLNNLCGAKGHKQALCGPLELYEAACKVAGVAVDPWRNITGCAQKCPQFSHFSPCANICTSYCSEISFAAQCPTHCEEGCQCDDQYFYDGHACVPAEQCGCIYEGTRVKVSERKLLQNCTLNCTCGPPLTCEEHKCPPLHSCMILNGVTNCHNDSQDQNSCDGKCEKSQYCHLRNGVAVCENRSGLCWTWGNQYYRTFDGFNYNVKGTCTYLLSGSKGAPGGATPFMVSKKSDCEMSSRQLVTVHAYGFVLTFADKDSVHVNGQVNYIPVTLLRGKIEVSNKEDKTLLETDFGLHVLFDWNTTLITLHPNYKDVVYGLCGNFNDDPQDDFAINLHGMPPVKTSVELAQSFHIFDGDLSCCTGCKKSNLENATLLEDGPAGIITTQIGHCNDLIDPTGPFAHCHIHVDPHSFYQSCRADLIQGMLEVAFEQAATSYTAVCKEMSSDFPPDLTIVGGCPPNSHYTTCGSACPQTCFENPILCILVCVQGCFCNPGFVQSPEGCVPPNQCGCADSRGKYHRLNSVFWIPDDCGQLCTCKPGETKCNPSGCPKGMSCKQLPNKRMCQAVDPQNCTIVNGLHFTSFDGNHFDFRDNCEYVLVETNKNLNGLEPFYITIADASCHKRLFHSLTLKLSIYSSEVVLSKEDPDKLLVNGLHKPLPYAHHTGHFNAYHTPSSLVIHVDMGLQVIVYKSGTVMVVLPSSYASSVHGLCGNANFDPYDDQIMPDGEEAQSTLEFAHSWMFGGARACSSRCTARPKNCPRDSWKLYGGSHFCGILKDELGPFAECALGLSPKSYFHNCLTDTCFYGGHYFATCSSIAAYVAACQAAQLVVRNWRSDTFCGMTCPKNSHYELCGPRCPAVCPGLSSATNCGGGCEEGCQCDRGYVLSNGHCVQEADCGCLYDGKHYPAGYFSDLKTCQFCYCYKAKVSCRPSPCRPEEGLSSSDHLFDSRPWQYATCEIFGGFGFVTFDGLVLPHYGACTYLVSERSPKDIHGHSLLLSFEKNNESTFVSKIIFVIALVEIRINLQTPWKIQVNGEDFMVPYTNDILKAFEDGGRLTITSVTGVRLDLSFTKYIRLSIPQDYNRSASGLCGNFNRDKSDDLELRSGYHAQSIADFFHSWSIVAPGQNCSDTCGVYCGQCKLSLKAKTMCDILTTSIEFNHCSSWGVKPEVYRDVCLRAICGGVAYFEAVCLALEAYSAACQAAGITIRSWRENGTCSFKCLNGSSPSQCVDYNSNSCPALLQPSSSAAGCSGGCQCQNGNLFDGSECVPVSQCGCVVRGRYIKMDEHLYSKDCTERCWCHPQAGALCEKTACSTGQFCSLKNGSWRCVGQEVCQLKDSLQLSTFNGQQLSLAPKTPYQLIGLCNKTTPEWFSLISYNGPCDRSSTRPVTVFQIFLVGFSIVIQNGIVKVNGHLVPLPHVLPSGLTLSSSVAQDESEVVVVLKKDPGLESEMEMEIGITMVTLNATSWYSGKLCGICGNLSDPHSHTLVKSWAVSHFQGWLPNSRKWQC; this is encoded by the exons ATGCAGCTTGTACTGCTGTTTTACGTGTGTCTGGTGCGCCTAG GGCTCTCTGGGGCAAGTATTGGTCGGAATTTtctcatgatgtttccacctcataATGACCCCACAGCTGGCCACCAAGTAACAATAAGAGCTGCAAGTGTTTGGACTTCAGTCACTATAAAAGTTCTGCAAAGTGACTTCACAGAgaatgtctctcttaatgccacTGAATCTCAGACTATTCTCCTGCCTTCGTCTGTGGGAATGGCCAGTGCTCGTTCCTCATCCCTCCTCAGTATATCGTCTGTACAGCCTGTTACAGTCCTAGCGGCATTATGCACCCGGACTGGATGTGTGCATAGTCTCCTTCATGATGTATCTTCCTGGGGAACGCACTACTATCCAGTTACCCCAAACATCCCAACTCTGACATCTGTCAGTGAGATTGTAGTCACCAACTCCAATCGAGAGACATCAGTGGAGATCTTCCCTTCAGTGGAAGTTGTCTTTAATGGATCTTTATACTCTGAGGGGCAAGCTCTTAAATTGCATTTAGGATCATTTGAGAGCGTCTACCTCCAAAGTAATTTCAGCCTGTCTGGTTCAGAGATTTATGCTCAAGAAGCTGTAGGTGTCATGGTGGGTTTTACCTGTGTAAACCATCTATTAGGGGATTGCCTATATGGATTTGCTGAACTCAAACCAGTTACTCTCTGGAGCTATGAATATTTTGTTCCTCCCCTAATAAATGCTGGAATGAGTCCTAGTCTCCTGTTGGCTATGAGTAACATAAACGCTAACATGCGTGTCACCACAAGCATGGACAAGAAGAGTGTTTCTGTCAGTGGTGGAGTTATGAAGACCATCACAGTGTTGGCTATTGATGAAGTTCACGTCATCAGCGATGTTCCACTTCAGCTCATTTATTACAGACATGACCTTGAGCAACGTGCATCAACTCTTACAGCTCTGCTCTCTGTAGATGATATCTGTCTGTCTGGACCAATgtctgattccaaaaatattacACCTTTAGATGTCACTTTTCACTCAAGAAATCTGACCAAATATACTGTTAATTTCCTCCATGAGACCAACGATATGGTTTCCCGGTCTATTAATGCAGATGTGGGACACTATCTAAGCACCATGAACAGAGAGTCACATCCATCATTGTGTGAAAAAA ACATTTCCTCCTGTGATGACTTGCACTGTGGTCACAAAAAGCAGTGCACCCTCAGAAATGGAACTCCATTATGTACCGTAAAAACTCAAATATGCTCTGCATGGGATGATTCCTATTATCGCACCTTTGGAGGAAAAGACTTTGTCCTCCTGGGAAATTGTAATTATACCTTGGTGCAGACTGCATGTCCAGACATAAGCGCTTCAACTCCACTACAGGTTAATATAGCCAGGGCTTATTTGAATGGTGCCACTATCTCCAGCATTAACAATGTGGAGATAAAAATCGACGGTTTTAATATATCTATGGTCAAAGGGGAGCTAAATCAAATTAGG GTTAACGGACATAAAAAGTACCTGCCTATCATCCTGCGTAATGGGACCCTAAGAATATATCCAAGTGGTCTTGGTGTTGTTCTGGACACCTCTGTCGGCTTGAAATTGCAGTATGACTGGTCTCATAATATCCTGGTTGAAGCAGGCCCTGAGCTCCAGGGACTTCTGTGTGGTCTTTGTGGAAATGCAAATAAAACCACCTCAGGTGACACCATTGCCTGGAATGGTACAAATATGCCCGAAACCACAGATTTCACTTTACCATGGGTGTTAGACAGCAATACGGATTCATGCATGGAAGACTGTAGCACTGGCCAATGTCAAGTGTGCAATTCCACGCAGTCTTATCCTGGCCCAGAGGGCAACTCCACTGAGAACAAATGCACTTTACTGAAGCACAAATATGGAGCTTTTAGTGACTGTCACTTATATATTGATCCTGAACCCTTTGTTCGTAGTTGTGATGACAACCTGTGTCTTAGTGGAGCAATGAGTTCGGTGTGTAAGGTCTTTGCAGCTTATGCCAGCATTTGCCAGAGACTTGGGGGCAGGATCCGTCACTGGAGAGCAGTCACAAAGTGCT atctGGCTTGTCCAATAAATAGCCATTATGAGGTGTGTGGGTCTGCCTGCCAGCCGACATGTGGTAACCCTGAGGCCCACCTTAACTGCTCCCTCCCTTGTTTGGAATCATGCCAGTGCAACAGGGGATATCTTCTAAGTAACGGCAAGTGCGTCTTGCCCAGTGAGTGTGGTTGTATTCAAAATGGTTCCTATTATCTCCCCTCAAAGACTTTTTGGATGGATGGGCAGTGTCAACAGAAATGTGTCTGCCAGCCTTACATTAAGACTGTTATGTGCATTCAGTCTCACTGCCACGCTGGAGAAATCTGCAAGGTGTTAAATGGAGTCCATGGATGTCACACTGATCAGCCTGGCCTTTGTGTGGCCAAAGGGGAGTCTCACTACACCACATTTGATGGTCAGAAGTTTGAAGTTCACGGAAACTGTAGTTATCTACTCGCGTCACACTGTCCAACATGGGGATACCGGCAAGATTTCAGTATTGAAGTTCAGAACCCTGGCAAGAAGGCAGCCAATGTTTCTTTCTGGCATGTCAAAATGTCAGTTGCTGGTTATTTCATTGAGATGTCATATGAGTGGTATAGCAAGGTCAAG GTGAATGGTCTGCTGCTGAACCTTCCTTCTGTTTTGGGTCAAgggaaaataatgctttacttgaAAGGACAGTCAAATTGTATAGAAACAGAGTTTGGTGTTATTGTGACATACAGCCCACACATCTTGACAGTCACAATGCCCAAAGTCTACGCTGGTAGTCTGTGTGGGCTGTGTGGAAACTTTAATGATAAACCACAGGATGACCTGGTTACAGATGACTTTGATATCACTCAAGCAATCAGACACTGGAGAACCAGCAAGAAACATGAATGTTGGGATGTTCCCATGACCACCTCAGGCTGCCATTTACATGACAAAGATGTTTATCAGCGAAAGAATTTCTGTGGAATATTAATTGATCAAAAAGGGCCATTCCAGAACTGTCATGAAACGGTTGATCCACAAGAATTCTATGACGACTGTGTTCATGACTTCTGCAATTGGGATTGGACGACCCAATGCCAGGTGCTGTCCAGCTATGTTGCAGTATGTCAAGAAATGGGTGCTCTATTGGATGACTGGCGAAATTCCAGTTTCTGTT CTGTTACGTGCCCATCTAACAGTGAATACCACCTCTGTTCCAGTCACATGCTAGCCTGTGCCCAAAACCCAAGTCCTCCTTCAGTGAGATGCAAGGAAGGTTGTTTTTGTAAGCCTGGATTTTTCCACAGTGGCGGGGAATGTGTACAAATTTCTGAATGTGGCTGCAGTTTTAATGGCATTTACTACAAACTTGAAGAAAACTTCCATCCTGATGAAAACTGCTTTcgtatgtgtgtctgtgtgggccaCAATAAAGTACAGTGCCAAATGCACACATGTCCAGCTGGAACAAAGTGTGTTGTCAAACAAGGCCGCCGTGCATGCCATGCCTCACATATGAAATGTACCATCATGGGTGGCAGACACTTGCAGACCTTTCAAGGACACCGTTTTAATGTAAACTTGGGAAATTTGCACCATCTCTTACTCCAGCTGTGTGATGAACCTGGACTTTCTGCTGCTATTCATAGAGGCCAGCTTCACCTTAGAAttaatgacatgaacatgatACTGCCCATAGAGTATACTGGAAGAATTGAG GTTGATGGTGTTTTGAAGACCCTCCCTCTTTATATGAATGGTGTTGCAGTACTGTTTTTTGGCTCGCTGATGCATATTGCTGCAGATAATGGAACAATTGTCACCTTTGGCGGTCCTAAGCTAATACAAATGACTATCCCAGCTACATACAAAAGGCTATGTGGCTTATGTCAGAATGCTGCTACAGGTGACCAAGGAGGTCTGATGTCTGATAATTCCATGCATAATTCTTCACTGTGCTTTTCTCCCACTGGAACAAACTGCTCCATTGGCTGTCATGACTGTGTTTTATGCAATGGCACTAAAGAATTTAAATCGGATGACTTCTGTGGCATGTTGCTTGCACCTGGAGGTTCATTTGGGAGTTGCCATTCCATTGTGGACCCAATGCCATATTTTCAGAACTGTATGAAGGGCTTGTGTAGGTCAAATAACACTGACGTTTTTTGTGACAGTTTGAGACAGTATACATTTGCATGCCAGGATGCAGGAGCTGAGGTCAAACCATGGAGGGGGCAGAAGTGTG AACTTCCATGCTCTGGGCACTCCCACTACAATGTATGTGTCCGTGCATGTTCTGAGTCCTGTACTACTTTATCTGATGTACCTTGTCCATCGCACTGCTATGAGGGATGTCAATGTGACTCTGGATATGTGCAAAGTGGGAATGGCTGTGTAAGACCTGAGCAATGTGGATGTTTCTACCTTGGGCAATACTATGAG GTTGGGGAAGATCTTTGGAATGTAAACTGCTCTAAGCAATGTAACTGCTGCTCCACTGCCACCCTGTGTTGTAGAGCAGCTTCTTGCCTCAAGTGGCAAAACTGTGAATTTAATGGAACTTGGCACTGTGGAGAGAAAA CTATGGTCTGCCCAGTAAATAGCCATTATGAACCCTGTGGGACAGCCTGCCCTCCTACCTGTGTGGCAAACTTCAATTCATCCTGCAACCTAAGTTGTGTGGAGGGATGCCAGTGTGACCCTGGGTTTCTTCTGGATGGTGACACCTGTGTCAACAAATCTCAGTGTGGCTGTACATACAATGGAGACCGCTACCATAGCAACAAGACATTTTGGGCTGATGAGTCGTGTACTCGACAGTGTAGATGTGATCCCTACACCCGCCAAGTACAGTGCCATGAGGCTTATTGTGATTCTGATGAGTATTGTGATCTTCAGAATGGAATCAGAACCTGTGTGCAGCATAATTACAAGATGTGCCGATATAGTGGTAATCGTCTACTTACTTTCGATCACCGTGAGTACAATTTCCTTGGGGCCTGCCAGTATCAGTTACTGGGCATTTGTCAACAGTGGCAAGGCCTTGATGTCATCAAAATAGATGTACTGACAGATGCATACAATCAGTTGGCACAAAATGTCTTGGTCAGCATAAATGACCAATTTGTGAAACTAGACCTAAAAAATCTAGAAAGCATAGAG GTTAACGGCACCAAGAGGAGCTTGCCATTCTACATCAACGAAACAGTTGTGCTTTCATTGGGGCTGCACACTTACCTCTACTCAGATTTTGGATTTTTAAGTATTAGTAAAGAAGGCATCATAGTAATTAGTCTCTTTAGTAAATATGCCAATGCTACTTGTGGACTGTGTGGTAATTTCAATTCAGACCCTAGTGACGACCTCTCAGTGAATGGCACACATGAGCATCTCACTCCAGAACAATTTGGAAAAGCTTGGAGAAGTGGACAGAATCACTCCTGTTATGAAGGCTGTCTAGGTGGAAGCTGTCCAAATTGTTCGTCTGACACTTTGGCCCCCCTCTCTGACCCAGCTGGATGTGGAAAGATTCTGGAAGTTAATGGACCATTCAAACACTGTCATAGCAAAGTGGACCCCTCCAGCTTTTACAAGAGCTGCATCGGTGGCCTGTGTCTTTATGGAGATGTGCGGCTTGCAGTGTGTCACTCCCTGGCAGAGTATGCTGATGTCTGCCTTCATCACAAGGCTTTAGTTGATGCCTGGAGGAGCCCTGAATTTTGCG ATGATTCATGTCACTCCAGTACCATCTACAGCATGAGTAAATCACCAGTCGAAATTTGCTTGGGTTTCCGTAATCTGACAGTTAAGATTCCTGCTGTTGGTGAGAACTGTCTGTGTGGAGCAGGTTTAGTCCTCAGTGGAAGCAACTGTGTTCTTCCAGCAAACTGCGGCTGTTTGCATGGAGATGGAAGATACGTCTTGCCAGGACAGGAGCTGTCTACATGTGAGCAAAAGTGTTCATGCCATCCTGGTGGAAATTTGAGTTGTGTTGATGTGTCATGTAGTCTGAATGAAGAGTGTACCATTATTGGAGGCATTCAAGGTTGCCACCCCAAAACTGAAATGGACCGCTGCTCTGTTAATGGATCCCAGTTTAACACATTTGATGGACAAGCCTTTGAATTTCATGGTTCATACAACTACActctgattgacacatgtgcacttGTGGACCAGCATGTTGAGCCACTTTTAATCACTGTCATTGGTAGTGACCACAGTGAAGGCAAGCAGATCGATCTGCAGGTATACAATATGACTTTAAAGATGTCATCTGCTTATCCCCAAAAAATTCAG GTAAATGAAGTTTACGAGCACCTCCCATTCTTGGGGGTTAATGTAACCGTGCATCAGGAAAATGGACGGATGACTCTCAAGACTGCAAATTTGGTAGTGATTATTTCTGATCTTTACAACTACATAGAGGTCAAGCTACCAATTACTTATCACCGGACAACATGTGGCCTTTGTGGGAACAACAATGACGAGTCAACAGATGATATGCAGCTACCCAACGGCACGGTGGTCTCTGATCCAGATGTCTTTAGGCAGTCATGGATGTTGTCGGGCTCTGAATCCTGCAGGGAAACAGCAAATAGCACCTGCCAACCTTGTCAATCCCCTTTGCCAGAGTATAGTTCTGATCTTTACTGTGGCGTTGTCACACAGCCAAATGGGCCATTCTCCTCTTGTCACACTGTAACATGCCCTGAGAAATATTACACCATGTGCCTGAATAACCTTTGTGGTGCAAAGGGACACAAGCAAGCTTTATGTGGTCCATTAGAGTTGTACGAGGCAGCATGTAAAGTAGCTGGTGTGGCTGTTGACCCTTGGAGGAACATCACTGGCTGTG CACAGAAATGTCCTCAGTTTAGCCATTTCAGTCCATGTGCCAACATCTGCACCTCCTACTGTTCTGAAATTAGTTTTGCGGCACAGTGTCCTACACACTGTGAAGAAGGATGCCAGTGTGATGATCAATACTTTTATGATGGTCATGCATGTGTCCCAGCTGAGCAGTGTGGCTGCATTTATGAAGGAACGAGGGTTAAG GTCTCCGAAAGAAAACTTCTACAAAACTGTACCTTGAACTGCACCTGTGGGCCGCCGCTTACCTGTGAGGAACACAAGTGTCCGCCACTGCACAGTTGTATGATTTTAAATGGAGTGACTAACTGTCACAATGACT CGCAAGACCAAAACTCATGTGATGGGAAATGTGAGAAATCACAGTATTGCCACCTCAGAAATGGTGTAGCAGTTTGTGAGAACCGTTCAGGTCTCTGCTGGACCTGGGGAAACCAGTACTATCGTACTTTTGATGGCTTCAACTACAATGTCAAAGGCACCTGCACCTATCTGCTTTCTGGCAGCAAAGGAGCACCAGGTGGAGCGACACCTTTCATGGTGTCTAAGAAGAGTGATTGCGAAATGTCCTCCAGGCAGCTGGTGACTGTACATGCATATGGCTTTGTCTTAACGTTTGCCGACAAGGACAGTGTACAT GTAAATGGCCAAGTAAATTATATACCTGTTACTCTGCTTCGGGGTAAGATTGAAGTTTCAAACAAGGAAGACAAAACTTTACTGGAGACTGACTTTGGGCTGCATGTGCTGTTTGACTGGAATACAACTCTTATAACTCTGCACCCCAACTATAAGGATGTTGTCTATGGGCTTTGTGGCAATTTTAATGATGATCCTCAAGATGACTTTGCCATAAATTTGCATGGTATGCCTCCCGTTAAAACAAGTGTAGAGTTGGCTCAGTCTTTTCACATTTTTGATGGTGATCTTAGCTGTTGCACTGGTTGTAAGAAGAGCAATTTAGAGAACGCTACTTTGCTCGAAGATGGGCCAGCTGGAATCATTACCACTCAAATAGGTCACTGTAATGATCTCATTGATCCAACTGGACCGTTTGCACATTGTCACATTCACGTTGACCCACactcattttatcaaagttgtaGAGCTGATCTTATTCAAGGAATGTTAGAGGTTGCTTTTGAGCAAGCGGCAACATCCTATACTGCTGTTTGTAAAGAGATGAGCAGTGACTTCCCTCCCGACCTGACCATTG TTGGTGGCTGTCCGCCAAACAGTCACTACACCACTTGTGGCTCAGCCTGTCCCCAAACCTGTTTTGAAAACCCAATTTTATGTATTCTGGTTTGTGTCCAAGGCTGCTTCTGCAACCCCGGTTTCGTACAGAGTCCAGAGGGCTGTGTGCCACCCAACCAGTGTGGTTGCGCTGACTCCAGAGGAAAATACCACCGCCTTAACTCTGTCTTCTGGATCCCTGATGACTGTGGACAACTTTGCACCTGTAAACCAGGAGAAACTAAATGCAACCCATCTGGGTGCCCTAAAGGAATGTCCTGCAAGCAGCTTCCTAACAAAAGGATGTGTCAAGCTGTAGATCCTCAGAACTGTACCATTGTTAATGGACTTCACTTTACATCCTTTGATGGGAATCACTTTGATTTCAGGGACAATTGTGAATACGTGTTGGTTGAAACGAACAAGAATCTAAATGGACTTGAACCATTCTACATCACTATCGCTGATGCAAGTTGCCACAAAAGATTGTTTCATAGCCTAACTTTAAAACTCTCGATTTATAGTTCGGAAGTAGTACTTAGCAAAGAAGACCCTGACAAATTGCTT GTCAATGGATTGCATAAGCCTTTGCCATACGCACACCATACAGGCCATTTCAATGCCTATCACACACCATCATCTCTCGTTATTCATGTTGACATGGGATTGCAGGTGATTGTCTATAAATCTGGCACTGTGATGGTAGTCCTCCCTAGCAGTTATGCATCATCTGTTCACGGTCTCTGTGGAAATGCCAACTTTGACCCGTATGATGACCAAATCATGCCTGATGGAGAAGAAGCTCAAAGTACACTAGAGTTTGCTCACAGCTGGATGTTTGGAGGAGCAAGGGCTTGTAGTTCCCGGTGCACTGCCAGACCTAAGAATTGCCCTAGGGATTCATGGAAGCTTTATGGAGGAAGTCATTTTTGTGGCATACTGAAGGATGAACTTGGTCCTTTTGCCGAGTGTGCTTTGGGTTTGAGTCCAAAGTCATACTTCCACAATTGTTTAACAGACACCTGTTTTTATGGAGGACATTATTTTGCAACTTGTAGTTCCATTGCTGCATATGTCGCTGCCTGTCAAGCAGCTCAGTTGGTTGTGAGAAACTGGAGAAGCGACACCTTCTGTG GTATGACATGCCCCAAGAATAGCCACTATGAACTGTGTGGACCTCGATGTCCTGCTGTTTGTCCTGGACTTTCCTCTGCAACTAACTGCGGAGGTGGCTGTGAGGAGGGTTGCCAGTGTGACCGTGGTTATGTCCTCAGTAATGGTCATTGTGTTCAAGAGGCAGACTGTGGTTGCCTATATGACGGAAAGCACTATCCTGCTGGTTATTTTTCTGACTTAAAAACCTGTCAATTTTGTTACTGTTATAAAGCAAAAGTGTCTTGCAGACCATCACCATGTAGGCCTGAAGAGGGCCTTTCATCAAGTGATCACCTTTTTGACTCAAGACCCTGGCAGTATGCAACTTGTGAAATTTTTGGAGGGTTTGGTTTTGTGACTTTTGATGGTTTGGTTTTGCCTCACTACGGTGCTTGCACCTATTTGGTGTCTGAACGGTCGCCCAAAGATATACATGGCCACAGTCTACTGCTCAGCTTTGAGAAGAACAATGAATCGACTTTTGTCAGCAAGATTATATTTGTTATTGCTCTGGTAGAAATAAGAATAAATCTACAAACTCCATGGAAAATTCAA GTGAATGGCGAAGACTTCATGGTGCCCTACACTAATGATATTCTTAAAGCTTTTGAAGATGGTGGAAGGCTGACCATTACTTCTGTGACTGGAGTAAGACTTGACCTCTCCTTCACAAAGTATATAAGGCTGAGCATACCACAAGATTACAATCGCTCGGCTTCAGGCCTTTGTGGTAATTTCAATAGGGACAAATCTGATGACCTGGAACTAAGaagtggttaccatgcccaaagtatTGCAGATTTTTTCCATAGCTGGTCTATTGTTGCCCCAGGGCAGAATTGCAGTGACACTTGTGGAGTGTACTGTGGTCAGTGCAAACTATCTTTAAAGGCCAAAACAATGTGTGACATCTTGACCACAAGCATTGAATTTAATCACTGCTCGAGTTGGGGTGTTAAACCTGAAGTTTACAGAGACGTGTGCCTCAGGGCCATTTGTGGTGGAGTAGCATATTTTGAAGCTGTTTGTCTAGCGCTGGAAGCCTACTCTGCTGCCTGCCAGGCTGCAGGAATAACAATACGTTCCTGGAGAGAAAATGGCACCTGCT CTTTCAAGTGTCTGAATGGCAGCAGCCCAAGTCAATGTGTTGACTACAATTCCAACTCGTGTCCTGCCCTCCTGCAGCCTAGCTCCTCAGCAGCTGGCTGTTCTGGAGGGTGCCAGTGCCAAAATGGAAACTTATTTGATGGGAGCGAGTGTGTACCAGTCAGCCAATGTGGGTGTGTTGTTCGTGGTAGATATATCAAG atggatgagcACTTGTACAGTAAGGACTGCACAGAGAGATGCTGGTGCCACCCTCAGGCCGGTGCATTGTGTGAGAAAACTGCCTGCAGCACTGGGCAATTTTGCTCCCTGAAGAATGGCTCCTGGAGATGTGTTGGACAGGAGGTCTGTCAACTCAAAGACAGCCTTCAGCTCTCAACTTTCAATGGGCAGCAGCTGAGTTTGGCACCCAAAACACCTTATCAGCTGATAGGCCTTTGCAACAAGACTACTCCAGAGTGGTTTAGCCTAATTTCTTACAATGGACCCTGTGACAGGAGCAGCACCAGGCCTGTTACAGTGTTCCAAATCTTCCTGGTGGGATTCTCAATTGTCATCCAGAATGGCATTGTTAAG GTGAATGGACACCTTGTACCTCTGCCTCACGTGTTGCCATCAGGTCTGACACTGTCATCAAGCGTGGCCCAGGATGAGTCTGAAGTGGTAGTGGTCCTAAAGAAAGATCCTGGACTAGAATCAGAAATGGAAATGGAGATCGGCATCACTATGGTCACACTCAACGCAACTTCTTGGTACTCTGGAAAATTGTGTGGAATCTGTGGAAACCTTAGTGACCCTCATTCACATACACTGGTCAAATCCTGGGCTGTCTCACATTTTCAAGGCTGGTTG CCCAACTCTAGGAAATGGCAGTGCTGA